A single genomic interval of Gouania willdenowi chromosome 10, fGouWil2.1, whole genome shotgun sequence harbors:
- the sash3 gene encoding SAM and SH3 domain-containing protein 3, whose product MLRRRPSNAADKESGQKKKITLQRSSSFKDFMKHKPTSPVSEKEFCLEEHAADGVTAEEAVKSSSKLGKKWHTIISRTMTRKTSKMVQKALAEEGADFGEDLSPKSPDWLPDLTAGQRTSACSSESEDTILCPISRQLSGSSDRQSLDSGYCQRDSMTRLEESGVSYTGPFCGRALVHTDFTPSPYDVESLKLQKGDIIHIIEKPPVGTWTGKLNNRVGSFKFIYVNLLPDQSPPTKMRCSSLSNHRARSKPKTLDEVLDSIGLTELSSLLSMHGFQSLEDFAGVKESHLNELNITDPEQRTKILNATELLRDSEEESEPECLKENQSGGSAVEPRDSGCFEGSENLTLKTEESMKVDEGEQEMEKEMEAVLEQLEELTVNVES is encoded by the exons ATGCTGAGGCGAAGGCCGTCCAACGCTGCAGACAAAGAATCAGGGCAAAAGAAGAAG ATCACCCTGCAGAGATCCAGCAGCTTCAAGGACTTCATGAAGCACAAACCCACCTCTCCTGTTTCAGAGAAGGAGTTCTGCTTGGAGGAACAT gctgcagatggtgtcactgCAGAAGAAGCTGTGAAAAGTAGCAGCAAACTGGGGAAGAAGTGGCATACAATCATCTCACGCACGATGACACGCAAAACGTCTAAGATGGTGCAGAAAGCTCTTGCTGAAGAAGGG GCTGACTTTGGTGAGGATCTGTCTCCCAAATCCCCGGACTGGCTCCCAGACCTGACAGCAGGACAGAGAACGTCCGCTTGCTCCTCAGAGTCTGAAGACACAATTCTCTGCCCCATCAGCCGCCAGCTGTCTGGCA GCAGCGATAGACAGAGTCTGGACAGCGGTTACTGTCAGAGGGACAGCATGACCCGACTGGAGGAGAGTGGCGTCTCGTATACCGGGCCGTTCTGTGGCCGCGCTCTGGTCCACACAGACTTCACACCTAGTCCATATGATGTGGAGTCCCTGAAGCTCCAG AAAGGCGACATTATCCACATTATCGAGAAGCCTCCTGTAGGAACCTGGACAGGGAAGCTCAACAACCGTGTGGGCTCCTTTAAGTTCATCTACGTCAACCTACTGCCTGACCAAAGCCCTCCGACCAAGATGCGGTGCTCTAGTCTAAGTAACCACAGAGCCAGGTCCAAACCCAAGACCCTGGATGAGGTCCTGGACAGCATCGGCCTGACA GAGCTGAGTTCACTGCTGTCCATGCACGGtttccagagtctggaggacTTTGCAGGAGTTAAGGAGTCTCACTTGAATGAGCTAAACATCACTGACCCGGAACAACGCACCAAGATCCTGAACGCCACCGAACTGCTCAGAGACT CTGAGGAGGAATCAGAGCCAGAATGTCTTAAAGAGAATCAATCTGGAGGATCTGCTGTGGAACCGAGAGACTCTGGCTGCTTTGAGGGCTCGGAGAACCTGACGCTGAAGACGGAGGAGAGCATGAAGGTAGATGAAGGGGAGCAGGAGATGGAGAAGGAGATGGAGGCTGTATTGGAACAGTTGGAGGAGCTGACAGTGAACGTGGAGTCCTAA
- the xpnpep2 gene encoding xaa-Pro aminopeptidase 2 yields MPSNGGWLLALSVAALTVNTIGAATSERTERNCSVTPPYLPSTAVNTTIRLQELREHMLPMNISAYIIPGTDAHLSEYIAPRDARVAFMTGFTGSAGSVVVTQTKASLWTDSRYWVQAERQMDCNWDLETDFSIGSVAEWLIAEVPPGGEIGFDPFLFSLKTHNDYSLNLEFSNRSLRSIPINLVDRVWKDRPSIRPDSLTRLPDRVIQRSWQIKVDDIRTQMKEDLYEPTALLLSALDESAWLFNMRGNDIPYNPFFYSYTLLTMDEIWLFVHMNRVTDDLKEYLNASCDGALCVQLKSYDSVLDHVKQYVATPGVKVWIGTEYTNYALYEIITPQDKLMTSTYSPVLMAKAVKDETEQRILRDAHIRDAVAVVQLLMWLEKVVPNGKETELSAAEYVNHARSKQKDNRGPSFETISASGPNAALAHYSPTNDTSRKLTVDEMYLVDSGGQYLDGTTDITRTVHWGNPTALQKEAFTRVLMGNIEISRTIFPTGTRGVNMEMLGRRALWELGLNYGHGTGHGVGNYFGVHEWPVGFQSNNIPFRAGMFTSIEPGFYKENDFGIRIEDVVVIVPVDTKYGHNYLTFDTVSLVPYDRKLIDTSLLSSEQLQWLNRYYETIRRLLVPELDSQGLHEEKKWVLTNTEPFIHSGSSATTTFSSSLTIFLLGITVLHNVIEAF; encoded by the exons ATGCCTTCCAATGGCGGCTGGCTGCTGGCTCTGTCAGTTGCTGCACTGACAG TCAACACAATTGGCGCTGCCACATCAGAGAGAACTGAGAGGAACTGCTCTGTGACTCCACCG TATCTTCCCAGCACGGCTGTGAACACCACAATCAGGCTGCAGGAGCTGCGAGAGCACATGCTTCCCATGAATATATCTGCTTACATTATCCCTGGAACAGATGCTCACCTG AGCGAGTACATTGCACCACGTGATGCAAGGGTGGCCTTCATGACTGGTTTTACAGGCTCTGCAG GCAGTGTTGTTGTCACGCAGACCAAAGCATCTCTATGGACAGACAGCCGATACTGGGTTCAAGCAGAGCGACAGATGGATTGCAATTGGGACCTGGAGACTGACT TTTCCATTGGCAGTGTTGCAGAGTGGCTCATTGCTGAGGTTCCACCAGGCGGTGAGATCGGCTTTGATCCTTTCCTTTTCTCCCTCA AAACGCATAACGATTACAGCCTGAACCTGGAGTTCAGCAACCGCAGCCTGAGGTCCATCCCTATAAACCTGGTGGACCGTGTGTGGAAGGACAGGCCGTCCATCCGTCCAGACAGCCTGACACGCCTGCCCGACCGAGTCATAC aaaGGTCGTGGCAGATAAAAGTGGACGATATACGAACTCAGATGAAGGAGGATTTATACGAGCCCACAGCTCTTCTGTTGTCAGCGCTGGATGAAAGTGCCT GGCTGTTCAACATGCGAGGCAACGACATCCCATACAACCCCTTTTTCTACTCCTACACACTACTCACCATGGATGAGATCTG GCTCTTTGTTCACATGAATCGAGTGACTGATGATCTGAAAGAGTACCTGAACGCCTCATGTGACGGGGCCCTCTGTGTGCAGCTGAAGAGCTATGACAGTGTCCTCGACCACGTGAAGCAGTATGTGGCTACTCCTGGGGTCAAAGTGTGGATTGGCACAGAGTACACAAACTACGCTCTTTATGAGATCATTACACCACAG GACAAACTGATGACGAGCACCTACTCTCCTGTGCTGATGGCTAAAGCTGTGAAAGACGAGACAGAGCAGCGAATTCTGAGGGATGCTCAC ATCAGAGATGCCGTAGCCGTCGTCCAGCTGCTGATGTGGTTGGAAAAGGTCGTGCCAAATGGAAAAGAGACAGAGCTCTCTGCAGCAGAATATGTCAACCATGCTCGAAG CAAACAGAAGGACAACCGAGGCCCAAGCTTCGAGACCATCTCTGCAAGTGGACCCAATGCTGCTCTGGCACATTACAG CCCCACCAACGACACCAGCAGGAAGCTGACTGTTGATGAGATGTACCTGGTGGACTCGGGAGGTCAATATCT AGATGGGACCACTGACATCACTCGGACGGTTCACTGGGGAAATCCTACAGCATTGCAAAAG GAGGCCTTTACACGAGTGCTCATGGGAAACATTGAGATTTCTCGAACCATTTTCCCCACAGGAACAAGAG GGGTGAACATGGAGATGCTTGGTCGACGTGCACTGTGGGAGCTTGGCCTAAACTACGGACATGGCACCGGGCATGGCGTGGGAAACTACTTTGGTGTTCATGAGT GGCCGGTGGGATTTCAGAGCAACAACATCCCTTTCAGAGCCGGAATGTTCACATCCATCG AGCCTGGCTTTTACAAGGAAAATGATTTTGGGATTCGGATTGAAGACGTTGTTGTGATCGTACCAGTGGATACAAAG taTGGTCATAACTATTTGACCTTTGACACGGTGTCACTGGTTCCCTACGACAGAAAACTGATCGACACCTCCCTCCTCAGCTCAGAACAG CTCCAGTGGCTCAATAGATACTATGAAACCATTAGGAGGCTGCTGGTTCCTGAGCTGGACTCACAGGGACTCCATGAGGAGAAGAAGTGGGTGCTCACCAACACAGAACCCTTCATCCACTCAGGATCTTCTGCCACCACCACCTTTTCGTCCTCACTGACCATCTTCCTCCTTGGCATCACTGTGCTTCATAACGTTATCGAAGCATTCTAA